GAGCTCATCGACTGCAAGCCCTCCGACATCTGCGACGAGACCGACGGCGAGTTCAAGGTCTACCTGGACAGCAAGCTCCTCGTCCAGGGCAGGGAGACCCGCCACCTCGTCACCGTCCCCGTCCAGGGCAACCAGGGCTTCCTGGACGTCCAGATCGAGGACAACGAGTTCGACCACGTCAGCGACCCCAACGTGATGGAGGTCATCGTGGAGCAGGGCGCCGCCGAGGCCGTCCACCAGGTGGGCGTCCGGCGCCTGGCCAGCGAGACCGCCTGGAAGGTGGGCAACGGCAACGACAAGCTCGACGTCACCGACAGCTCCGAGGCCCTGGGCGTGAAGGGCAACTTCCGTCTCCAGGTGGACAGCAGCGGCGTGCGGAAGACCTCCCGGACAATCAAGGACGGCGAGATACTGAGTGGCGCCCCTGCAGCCGACCAGCCGCAGGAATACCAGTTCCGGATCCAGGCGGGGGATGTGGACAGTTTGATTAGTGTTGCCTGGGACGATGGCACGACCAACTGGCAGATCTCTGACAACCTTGGCAACGGCCCCTATCCTGCCGGGCCTCCTGCAGGTGCCGATCCATTAACACTTTCAGATCTGGCTGGCTTTATCAACGACAACAGCGCCACATACGAAAATATTGAAGCCGAGACCAACAACAACAAACTCACCATCAGCTCCTCCGACGACCACATCATCTCGCTGGCCGACTCCAAGAACAACCTTCTGTCCGGCAAGCTGAACATGCAGAACGGCGGCACCATCTACACCGTGGAGGTCACCGAGGAGGACACCCTGGAGACCATCCGCAACAAGATCAACGGCCTCTACGCCCCCCACTACTGCGAAGACGGCTTCGAGGAGGCCCAGGACTGGCTCCACGCCAACATCGCCGACGACGGCACCGGCTCCATGTACCTCACGCTGGAGAGCAACGCCGTGGGCGAGGCCAACCGCATCAACGTCCTCGGCGACGACGGCGGTAGCCTCTACGTCGCCAAAAAACTCGGCCTCGTCCATGTCGACGACACCGAGACCGTCGAAGGCGAAACGAGCTTCATGGAGACCAGCCGGGACGCCCTCTTCACCGTAGACAGCGACAAGTACCTCTCGGCCACCAACAGCTTCCGGGAGGCCCGCAAGATCACCGCCGAGGACGCCTACCAGGCAAGCGAGATGCAGGAGGTGCTGGAGGGCGTGCACTTCACCCTCAAGGAGACCGGCAGCAGCGGCCTCACCGTCAAGCACCACGTCAACGGCGGGGAGATCAGCGCCATCATGGAGGCCCGGGACGACGTCATCCTCGACCACATCGGCACCTTCGACGAGATCGCCTACCAGCTGTCGCTGCAGATGAACGCCGTCCACTACGCCGGCCACGGCACCGGCGACCACGCCATGAGCACCGGGGTGGCCTTCTTCAACCCCATCGCCGCCGAGTACGGCGCCTCCCGTGCCCTGGAGATCAACAGCCTCCTCGACGAGGACACCAGCTACATCGGCACCGCCAGCGACGACGGCGACGGCTACACACTGGGCGAGGGCGACGGCAGCAACGCCCTCCGCATGGCCCAGCTCAAGCAGGCCGACATCCTGGAGTCCGGCAGCTCCAGTTTCAGCGAGTTCTACGAGTCCTTCATCGCCGAGCTCGGCTCGGAGGGCCAGACCGCCCGCACCATGGCCGACAACCAGCGGCACCTGGTGGAGCAGATCGAGAACCAGCGCCAGTCCATCATGGGCGTCAGCATCGACGAAGAGATGATGGACATCACCCAGTTCCAGCAGGCCTTCAACGCCATGGCGCGGTTCATCACCGTCCAGGACGAGCTGCTCGACAAGATGATCAACGGCATGGGCATCGTGGGCCGGTAAAGGGGAGATCCGCATGTACCGCGTCACCAACAGCATGATCCAGAACACCATGCTCTCCGATATGCACGGCAACCTCAAGCGGGTGATGGACCTGCAGGAGCAGCTCGCCTCGGGCAAGAAATACCGCAAGCCCAGCGACAACCCCGTGGACGTGGTCCGCGACCTCCAGCTGGGCACCACACTGCACGAGAACCAGCAGTACCAGCGCAACATGGAAGACGGCCTCACCTGGCTCAAAAACACCGAGACCGCCCTCAGCCAGATCAACGGCGTCGTCAGCCGCGTGCGCGAGCTGGCCGTCTACGCCGGCAACGGCGCCCTGGAGGACATCGACGAGAACGCCATCGCCCAGGAGATCGAGGAGCTCCAGGAGGAGCTCCGCCAGACCGCCAACTACAGCGTGGAAGGACGGCACCTCCTCTCCGGCTACGCCACCAGCATCCCCCCCTTCGCCCGGAACGACAACGGCAAGGTGGTCTACCAGGGCAACGACGGCAACGTCCACTTCGAGATGGAGAAGTGCAACCTCGGCCAGGTCTCCTTCAACGGCCGGGACATCTTCCCCGAGCAGTACACCGAATACGGCATCGAAAGCCGCGAGGTGCCCCTGGACTTCAAGTGGAAGGGCCGCAACGAGATCCTCCAGATCAGGGTGGGCGACCGCGTCGTCAAAACCCGCCTCCCCGAGGACGACTGGGTGGACGACAACGCCGACACCTCCCCCGACGACAGCGACTACAACGGCTTCCGCGACCCCGACGAGATGGACGGCTACACCCTCGAGCAGGTAGCCCAGCACCTGCGCACCTCCGTTTCGGGCAGCGACCTGGAGAAGGTCCTTTCCATCGGCGTACGCAAGGA
The genomic region above belongs to Synergistales bacterium and contains:
- a CDS encoding flagellar hook-associated protein FlgK, which codes for ELIDCKPSDICDETDGEFKVYLDSKLLVQGRETRHLVTVPVQGNQGFLDVQIEDNEFDHVSDPNVMEVIVEQGAAEAVHQVGVRRLASETAWKVGNGNDKLDVTDSSEALGVKGNFRLQVDSSGVRKTSRTIKDGEILSGAPAADQPQEYQFRIQAGDVDSLISVAWDDGTTNWQISDNLGNGPYPAGPPAGADPLTLSDLAGFINDNSATYENIEAETNNNKLTISSSDDHIISLADSKNNLLSGKLNMQNGGTIYTVEVTEEDTLETIRNKINGLYAPHYCEDGFEEAQDWLHANIADDGTGSMYLTLESNAVGEANRINVLGDDGGSLYVAKKLGLVHVDDTETVEGETSFMETSRDALFTVDSDKYLSATNSFREARKITAEDAYQASEMQEVLEGVHFTLKETGSSGLTVKHHVNGGEISAIMEARDDVILDHIGTFDEIAYQLSLQMNAVHYAGHGTGDHAMSTGVAFFNPIAAEYGASRALEINSLLDEDTSYIGTASDDGDGYTLGEGDGSNALRMAQLKQADILESGSSSFSEFYESFIAELGSEGQTARTMADNQRHLVEQIENQRQSIMGVSIDEEMMDITQFQQAFNAMARFITVQDELLDKMINGMGIVGR